The following proteins are encoded in a genomic region of Pan troglodytes isolate AG18354 chromosome 2, NHGRI_mPanTro3-v2.0_pri, whole genome shotgun sequence:
- the RAP2B gene encoding ras-related protein Rap-2b, which yields MREYKVVVLGSGGVGKSALTVQFVTGSFIEKYDPTIEDFYRKEIEVDSSPSVLEILDTAGTEQFASMRDLYIKNGQGFILVYSLVNQQSFQDIKPMRDQIIRVKRYERVPMILVGNKVDLEGEREVSYGEGKALAEEWSCPFMETSAKNKASVDELFAEIVRQMNYAAQPNGDEGCCSACVIL from the coding sequence ATGAGAGAGTACAAAGTGGTGGTGCTGGGCTCGGGCGGCGTGGGCAAGTCCGCGCTCACCGTGCAGTTTGTGACGGGCTCCTTCATCGAGAAGTACGACCCGACCATCGAAGACTTTTACCGCAAGGAGATTGAGGTGGACTCGTCGCCGTCGGTGCTGGAGATCCTGGATACGGCGGGCACCGAGCAGTTCGCGTCCATGCGGGACCTGTACATCAAGAACGGCCAGGGCTTCATCCTGGTCTACAGCCTCGTCAACCAGCAGAGCTTCCAGGACATCAAGCCCATGCGGGACCAGATCATCCGCGTGAAGCGGTACGAGCGCGTGCCCATGATCCTGGTGGGCAACAAGGTGGACCTGGAGGGTGAGCGCGAGGTCTCGTACGGGGAGGGCAAGGCCCTGGCTGAGGAGTGGAGCTGCCCCTTCATGGAGACGTCGGCCAAAAACAAAGCCTCGGTAGACGAGCTATTTGCCGAGATCGTGCGGCAGATGAACTACGCGGCGCAGCCCAACGGCGATGAGGGCTGCTGCTCGGCCTGCGTGATCCTCTGA